Proteins encoded by one window of Salvia splendens isolate huo1 chromosome 5, SspV2, whole genome shotgun sequence:
- the LOC121803884 gene encoding putative late blight resistance protein homolog R1A-10 codes for MAYNLQPLITILEGILDPHQPRWIVDENNPQLQSLFDKVTFLQKLLDSKSSFPKLDSKIREVVHEAEDILESHMVDCMLSGSDCVRFTLSTPDLQQVRRDLDSLMEQAEKLLEMGDEKMLRELDSAMEQLKLVDKKMPSSSSSSSKSAVVVGIDEDLMQLKDRLIGQQQKKLEIVPIVDLLIVDHFAYRAWATISQDYNTRQILKSLLRCITGKECDNHTDELKDMLYKSLFGRKYLIVLDDIWSTRFWDEMKMYFPGNNNGSRIVITTRESNVANHADSSRSQHQVQLLSESESWNLLHQLVFGEEECPLVLQEIGRKIAKDCGGLPLAISVIGGLLSKMERSENVWRKIGDNVVAAISGSDERCYSILSLSYNHLPNHLKPCFLYMGAFPEDYVISGPRLVQLWVAEGFVKSNGERCLEEEAEDWLKSLVERNLFMVNDYIIICIDFWSDEFPSDAFFAARLLRVLDLRDMRFSTFPAEIFEFVNLRFLGVYCYSNLPRGISRLWNLQTLIAPNSKFDEPAELWKLSELRHLKVNGIELLKDEAMNL; via the exons ATGGCTTACAATCTTCAACCACTCATCACCATTCTTGAAGGAATCCTTGATCCTCACCAACCACGATGGATTGTTGATGAAAACAACCCACAACTCCAATCCCTCTTCGATAAAGTTACTTTTCTTCAAAAGCTCCTTGATAGTAAGTCTTCATTCCCCAAACTAGACAGCAAAATCAGAGAAGTAGTACATGAAGCTGAAGACATCCTTGAATCCCACATGGTTGATTGTATGCTCTCTGGATCAGATTGTGTGAGGTTCACTCTTTCCACACCAGATCTGCAGCAAGTAAGACGAGATCTTGATTCTCTGATGGAGCAAGCAGAGAAGCTGTTGGAGATGGGGGATGAGAAGATGCTGCGAGAGCTTGATTCTGCTATGGAACAACTGAAGCTTGTGGATAAGAAGATGCCGTCTAGTAGTTCATCCAGTTCCAAGAGTGCTGTGGTGGTGGGAATTGATGAAGATCTGATGCAACTCAAAGATCGGCTGATCGGTCAGCAGCAGAAGAAGCTGGAGATCGTCCCCATCGTTG ATCTTTTGATTGTTGATCACTTTGCATATCGTGCTTGGGCCACTATCTCACAAGATTACAATACGCGGCAAATTCTCAAAAGCCTTCTTCGTTGCATAACTGGAAAAGAATGTGATAATCATACTGATGAGTTAAAAGATATGTTGTATAAGAGCCTGTTCGGTAGAAAATACTTGATTGTGTTAGATGATATATGGAGTACGAGATTCTGGGATGAGATGAAGATGTACTTCCCAGGCAACAACAATGGAAGTCGCATTGTGATTACCACTAGGGAATCCAATGTGGCGAACCATGCTGACTCTTCGAGATCGCAGCATCAAGTGCAACTGCTTAGCGAGTCTGAAAGTTGGAATCTACTTCACCAACTTGTGTTTGGAGAAGAGGAGTGCCCTCTTGTTTTACAAGAGATTGGTCGAAAGATCGCCAAGGATTGCGGTGGGCTTCCTCTAGCCATCAGTGTGATTGGAGGGTTACTATCTAAGATGGAAAGATCAGAAAATGTTTGGAGGAAAATTGGGGACAATGTTGTAGCAGCAATTTCTGGATCAGACGAGCGATGCTATAGTATATTGTCTTTAAGTTATAACCACTTGCCAAATCACTTGAAGCCATGTTTCTTATACATGGGAGCTTTCCCTGAAGACTATGTGATTAGTGGACCCAGACTCGTACAATTGTGGGTTGCAGAAGGATTTGTAAAATCGAACGGGGAAAGATGTTTGGAGGAAGAGGCTGAGGATTGGCTAAAGTCTCTAGTAGAGAGAAATCTATTTATGGTTAACGACTATATAA TTATATGCATTGATTTTTGGAGTGATGAGTTTCCATCTGATGCATTTTTTGCGGCAAGATTGCTAAGGGTGTTGGACTTAAGGGATATGCGTTTCTCTACTTTCCCAGCCGAAATATTTGAATTTGTCAACCTACGCTTCTTAGGTGTCTACTGCTATTCAAATCTACCGAGAGGAATATCAAGATTGTGGAATTTGCAAACCTTGATTGCTCCTAATTCCAAGTTTGATGAGCCAGCTGAGCTATGGAAGCTCTCTGAGTTAAGACATCTCAAAGTGAATGGAATTGAGTTGTTaaaagatgaggcaatgaacTTATAG